The Macaca fascicularis isolate 582-1 chromosome 12, T2T-MFA8v1.1 genome has a segment encoding these proteins:
- the CFLAR gene encoding CASP8 and FADD-like apoptosis regulator isoform X5, translated as MSAEVIHQVEEALDTDEKEMLLFLCRDVAVDVVPPNVRDLLDILRERGKLSVGDLAELLYRVRRFDLLKRILKMDRKAVETHLLRNPHLVSDYRVLMAEIGEDLDKSDVSSLIFLMKDYMGRGKISKEKSFLDLVVELEKLNLVAPDQLDLLEKCLKNIHRIDLKTKIQKYKQSAQGAGAGYKNVLQAAIQKSLKDPSNNFRMIAPYVHCPDL; from the exons ATGTCTGCTGAGGTCATCCATCAGGTCGAAGAAGCACTTGACACAGATGAGAAGGAGATGCTGCTCTTTTTGTGCCGGGATGTTGCTGTAGATGTGGTTCCACCTAATGTCAGGGACCTTCTGGATATTTTACGTGAAAGAGGTAAGCTGTCTGTCGGGGACTTGGCTGAACTGCTCTACAGAGTGAGGCGATTTGACCTGCTCAAACGGATCTTGAAGATGGACAGAAAAGCTGTGGAGACCCACCTGCTCAGGAACCCTCACCTTGTTTCGGACTATAG AGTGCTGATGGCAGAGATCGGTGAGGATTTAGATAAATCTGATGTATCCTCATTAATTTTCCTCATGAAGGATTACATGGGCCGAGGCAAGATAAGCAAGGAGAAg AGTTTCTTGGACCTTGTGGTTGAGTTGGAGAAACTAAATCTGGTTGCCCCAGATCAACTGGATTTATTAGAAAAATGCCTAAAGAACATCCACAGAATAGACCTGAAGACAAAAATCCAGAAATACAAGCAGTCTG CTCAAGGAGCAGGGGCAGGTTATAAGAATGTTCTCCAAGCAGCAATCCAAAAGAGTCTCAAGGACCCTTCAAATAACTTCAGG aTGATAGCACCCTATGTCCATTGTCCTGACTTATAA